A genome region from Sander vitreus isolate 19-12246 chromosome 21, sanVit1, whole genome shotgun sequence includes the following:
- the tefa gene encoding TEF transcription factor, PAR bZIP family member a isoform X3, with product MTTEIPEMLRALIDNLPNFDDNDTDKEKHGLGDNFDLVGGESDMGPSAALTPAIWEKTIPYDGENFHLEYMDLEEFLVENGIASLPDVSPLKGSPKGDAIKTEKMQATPSAQMNVAKSASVSSLALLPIQELDHCEEEVVIITNDDSGIICDVTAGVLCFCAVCSEVTTEEDRATPEPIDPEEIEVNVNYEPDHTDLVLSSVPGGELFDPRKHKFSEDDLKPQPMIKKAKKVFVPEEQKDDKYWQRRKKNNVAAKRSREARRLKENQITVRAAFLERENAALRTEVAELRKECGHHKNTASRYEAKFGPL from the exons ATGACTACAGAGATCCCGGAGATGTTAAGGGCTCTTATTGATAATCTCCCGAACTTCGACGATAATG aCACCGACAAGGAAAAGCATGGTCTGGGAGACAATTTTGACCTGGTTGGAGGAGAAAGCGATATGGGTCCGTCAGCCGCCCTTACCCCCGCTATTTGGGAGAAAACCATTCCCTATGATGGTGAAAACTTTCACCTGGAGTACATGGACCTTGAGGAGTTCCTTGTGGAAAATGGCATTGCCAGCTTGCCTGACGTGAGCCCCCTAAAGGGCAGCCCAAAAGGAGACGCTATCAAGACAGAGAAAATGCAGGCTACCCCCTCTGCACAGATGAATGTTGCCAAGTCTGCAAGCGTGTCCTCACTGGCCCTGCTACCCATTCAGGAATTGGACCATTGTGAGGAAGAAGTGGTGATCATCACCAATGATGACTCTGGTATAATCTGTGATGTTACTGCTG GTGTCTTGTGTTTCTGTGCTGTCTGCTCAGAGGTGACCACCGAAGAGGACAGAGCGACCCCCGAGCCCATCGACCCCGAGGAGATCGAGGTCAATGTTAACTACGAGCCAGATCACACTGACCTGGTCCTGTCCAGTGTGCCTGGAGGCGAGCTGTTTGACCCTCGCAAACACAAGTTCTCTGAAGATGACCTCAAGCCACAGCCTATGATAAAGAAGGCCAAGAAGGTGTTTGTGCCGGAAGAACAGAAG GATGACAAGTACtggcagaggaggaagaagaacaaCGTGGCTGCCAAACGCTCCCGCGAAGCCCGCAGGTTGAAGGAGAACCAGATCACCGTCCGAGCAGCTTTCCTCGAGCGCGAGAACGCAGCGCTGCGGACAGAAGTCGCCGAGCTACGGAAGGAGTGCGGGCACCACAAGAACACAGCGAGTCGCTACGAGGCCAAATTCGGACCACTGTAA
- the tefa gene encoding TEF transcription factor, PAR bZIP family member a isoform X1 encodes MSGEPTIITPEMATGPPSSFHGVLKKIMEMPPPNILDGDDDTDKEKHGLGDNFDLVGGESDMGPSAALTPAIWEKTIPYDGENFHLEYMDLEEFLVENGIASLPDVSPLKGSPKGDAIKTEKMQATPSAQMNVAKSASVSSLALLPIQELDHCEEEVVIITNDDSGIICDVTAGVLCFCAVCSEVTTEEDRATPEPIDPEEIEVNVNYEPDHTDLVLSSVPGGELFDPRKHKFSEDDLKPQPMIKKAKKVFVPEEQKDDKYWQRRKKNNVAAKRSREARRLKENQITVRAAFLERENAALRTEVAELRKECGHHKNTASRYEAKFGPL; translated from the exons ATGTCGGGAGAGCCAACTATCATCACACCGGAAATGGCCACGGGGCCACCGAGTTCATTCCATGGGGTTTTAAAGAAGATAATGGAAATGCCTCCGCCGAATATTCTGGACGGCGACGACG aCACCGACAAGGAAAAGCATGGTCTGGGAGACAATTTTGACCTGGTTGGAGGAGAAAGCGATATGGGTCCGTCAGCCGCCCTTACCCCCGCTATTTGGGAGAAAACCATTCCCTATGATGGTGAAAACTTTCACCTGGAGTACATGGACCTTGAGGAGTTCCTTGTGGAAAATGGCATTGCCAGCTTGCCTGACGTGAGCCCCCTAAAGGGCAGCCCAAAAGGAGACGCTATCAAGACAGAGAAAATGCAGGCTACCCCCTCTGCACAGATGAATGTTGCCAAGTCTGCAAGCGTGTCCTCACTGGCCCTGCTACCCATTCAGGAATTGGACCATTGTGAGGAAGAAGTGGTGATCATCACCAATGATGACTCTGGTATAATCTGTGATGTTACTGCTG GTGTCTTGTGTTTCTGTGCTGTCTGCTCAGAGGTGACCACCGAAGAGGACAGAGCGACCCCCGAGCCCATCGACCCCGAGGAGATCGAGGTCAATGTTAACTACGAGCCAGATCACACTGACCTGGTCCTGTCCAGTGTGCCTGGAGGCGAGCTGTTTGACCCTCGCAAACACAAGTTCTCTGAAGATGACCTCAAGCCACAGCCTATGATAAAGAAGGCCAAGAAGGTGTTTGTGCCGGAAGAACAGAAG GATGACAAGTACtggcagaggaggaagaagaacaaCGTGGCTGCCAAACGCTCCCGCGAAGCCCGCAGGTTGAAGGAGAACCAGATCACCGTCCGAGCAGCTTTCCTCGAGCGCGAGAACGCAGCGCTGCGGACAGAAGTCGCCGAGCTACGGAAGGAGTGCGGGCACCACAAGAACACAGCGAGTCGCTACGAGGCCAAATTCGGACCACTGTAA
- the tefa gene encoding TEF transcription factor, PAR bZIP family member a isoform X2 — protein MSGEPTIITPEMATGPPSSFHGVLKKIMEMPPPNILDGDDDTDKEKHGLGDNFDLVGGESDMGPSAALTPAIWEKTIPYDGENFHLEYMDLEEFLVENGIASLPDVSPLKGSPKGDAIKTEKMQATPSAQMNVAKSASVSSLALLPIQELDHCEEEVVIITNDDSGIICDVTAEVTTEEDRATPEPIDPEEIEVNVNYEPDHTDLVLSSVPGGELFDPRKHKFSEDDLKPQPMIKKAKKVFVPEEQKDDKYWQRRKKNNVAAKRSREARRLKENQITVRAAFLERENAALRTEVAELRKECGHHKNTASRYEAKFGPL, from the exons ATGTCGGGAGAGCCAACTATCATCACACCGGAAATGGCCACGGGGCCACCGAGTTCATTCCATGGGGTTTTAAAGAAGATAATGGAAATGCCTCCGCCGAATATTCTGGACGGCGACGACG aCACCGACAAGGAAAAGCATGGTCTGGGAGACAATTTTGACCTGGTTGGAGGAGAAAGCGATATGGGTCCGTCAGCCGCCCTTACCCCCGCTATTTGGGAGAAAACCATTCCCTATGATGGTGAAAACTTTCACCTGGAGTACATGGACCTTGAGGAGTTCCTTGTGGAAAATGGCATTGCCAGCTTGCCTGACGTGAGCCCCCTAAAGGGCAGCCCAAAAGGAGACGCTATCAAGACAGAGAAAATGCAGGCTACCCCCTCTGCACAGATGAATGTTGCCAAGTCTGCAAGCGTGTCCTCACTGGCCCTGCTACCCATTCAGGAATTGGACCATTGTGAGGAAGAAGTGGTGATCATCACCAATGATGACTCTGGTATAATCTGTGATGTTACTGCTG AGGTGACCACCGAAGAGGACAGAGCGACCCCCGAGCCCATCGACCCCGAGGAGATCGAGGTCAATGTTAACTACGAGCCAGATCACACTGACCTGGTCCTGTCCAGTGTGCCTGGAGGCGAGCTGTTTGACCCTCGCAAACACAAGTTCTCTGAAGATGACCTCAAGCCACAGCCTATGATAAAGAAGGCCAAGAAGGTGTTTGTGCCGGAAGAACAGAAG GATGACAAGTACtggcagaggaggaagaagaacaaCGTGGCTGCCAAACGCTCCCGCGAAGCCCGCAGGTTGAAGGAGAACCAGATCACCGTCCGAGCAGCTTTCCTCGAGCGCGAGAACGCAGCGCTGCGGACAGAAGTCGCCGAGCTACGGAAGGAGTGCGGGCACCACAAGAACACAGCGAGTCGCTACGAGGCCAAATTCGGACCACTGTAA